Proteins found in one Luteimonas chenhongjianii genomic segment:
- the mutL gene encoding DNA mismatch repair endonuclease MutL, with protein sequence MPIRQLPDILINQIAAGEVVERPASVVKELVENALDAGAMRVDIDLEEGGVRLIRIRDDGVGMPPEELPLAVSRHATSKIGSLDDLEAVATLGFRGEALPSIASVSRFSLASRREGDAHGAALQVEGGHVGEIMPKPHPRGTTVEVRDLFYNVPARRKFLRAERTELGHIEEWLRALALVRPDVELRISHNGKPSRRYRGDEDLFSGARLVETLGREFADAALRVEHTAAGLRLHGWIAKPAYSRASADQQYLYVNGRAVRDRSVAHAVKQAFADVMYHGRQPAYVLFLELDPTRVDVNVHPAKHEVRFRDARLIHDFVYRTLHAALADTRAGQAGEPAAAGGAFAASPAATQLPDWSRPMPQSNLALRVDETRAAYAGLYGQTGPEVAKGQDIYGSQASPRMDGAIDDAAALVPPLGYAVAQLHGIYILSQAADGLIVVDMHAAHERIGYEKLKTAHDGEGVRMQPLLVPQTVAVSEREADVAEHEAATLAELGFEVSRAGQHSVLLRGVPALLAHGDTEALLRDVLADLREHGESLRVRTARDALLSTMACHGAVRANRRLSLPEMDALLRQMEATERSGQCNHGRPTWAHFPIAEIDRWFLRGR encoded by the coding sequence GTGCCGATCCGCCAACTTCCCGACATCCTGATCAACCAGATCGCCGCCGGCGAAGTGGTCGAGCGCCCTGCGTCCGTGGTCAAGGAGCTGGTCGAGAACGCGCTCGATGCCGGTGCCATGCGCGTGGACATCGATCTGGAAGAAGGCGGCGTGCGCCTGATCCGGATCCGGGACGATGGCGTTGGCATGCCGCCCGAGGAATTGCCGCTCGCGGTTTCCCGTCACGCCACCAGCAAGATCGGATCCCTCGACGATCTCGAAGCCGTGGCAACCTTGGGATTCCGAGGCGAGGCCCTTCCGTCGATCGCATCGGTGAGCCGGTTTTCGCTGGCATCGCGCCGCGAAGGCGACGCGCATGGCGCGGCGCTGCAGGTCGAGGGCGGCCACGTCGGCGAGATCATGCCCAAGCCGCATCCGCGCGGCACGACCGTCGAAGTGCGCGATCTCTTCTACAACGTGCCGGCGCGGCGCAAGTTCCTGCGCGCCGAACGCACCGAGCTCGGGCATATCGAGGAATGGTTGCGCGCACTGGCGCTGGTCCGCCCCGATGTGGAGCTGCGCATCAGCCACAACGGCAAGCCGTCGCGACGCTATCGCGGCGACGAAGACCTTTTTTCGGGCGCGCGCCTGGTCGAGACGCTCGGTCGCGAATTCGCCGATGCGGCGCTGCGTGTCGAACACACCGCGGCCGGTCTGCGCCTGCACGGCTGGATCGCAAAGCCGGCCTATTCGCGCGCCAGCGCCGATCAGCAGTATCTCTACGTCAACGGCCGCGCCGTGCGCGACCGCAGCGTCGCGCACGCGGTGAAGCAGGCGTTCGCCGACGTGATGTATCACGGTCGCCAACCGGCGTATGTGCTGTTCCTGGAACTCGATCCGACCCGTGTCGATGTCAATGTGCATCCGGCCAAGCACGAGGTGCGCTTCCGTGACGCCCGGCTCATCCACGACTTCGTCTATCGCACGCTGCACGCAGCCCTGGCCGACACGCGCGCGGGACAGGCGGGCGAACCGGCAGCGGCCGGCGGCGCGTTCGCTGCATCGCCGGCAGCGACGCAGCTGCCGGACTGGTCGCGGCCGATGCCACAGTCGAACCTCGCGCTGCGCGTCGACGAAACGCGCGCCGCCTACGCGGGCCTGTACGGCCAGACGGGGCCGGAAGTTGCCAAAGGGCAGGACATTTACGGATCGCAGGCCTCGCCGCGCATGGACGGCGCGATCGATGACGCTGCAGCGCTGGTGCCACCGCTGGGTTACGCCGTGGCGCAGCTGCACGGCATCTACATCCTCAGCCAGGCTGCCGACGGCTTGATCGTCGTGGACATGCATGCCGCGCACGAGCGTATCGGTTACGAGAAGCTCAAGACCGCCCATGACGGCGAGGGTGTCCGAATGCAGCCCTTGCTGGTCCCGCAGACCGTCGCGGTTTCCGAACGCGAGGCGGACGTGGCGGAGCATGAGGCCGCCACGCTCGCCGAGCTCGGCTTCGAGGTATCGCGCGCCGGCCAGCACTCGGTGTTGCTGCGCGGCGTGCCGGCACTGCTCGCGCACGGCGACACCGAGGCGCTGCTGCGCGATGTGCTCGCCGACCTGCGCGAACACGGCGAGAGCCTGCGCGTGCGCACGGCGCGCGACGCGCTGCTGTCGACGATGGCGTGTCACGGCGCGGTGCGCGCCAACCGCCGGTTGAGCCTGCCGGAGATGGACGCCCTGCTGCGCCAGATGGAGGCGACCGAGCGCTCCGGGCAGTGCAACCATGGCCGCCCGACCTGGGCGCATTTCCCGATCGCCGAGATCGACCGCTGGTTCCTGCGAGGGCGCTGA